A DNA window from Rhineura floridana isolate rRhiFlo1 chromosome 11, rRhiFlo1.hap2, whole genome shotgun sequence contains the following coding sequences:
- the LOC133366154 gene encoding olfactory receptor 8S1-like: MENQTVITEFILLGLSRDPHLQVIFFFLFLVIFLVTLLGNSAIMLVTRTVTSLQNPMFFFLSHLAFVDICYSSVTVPRMLENIIGKQKTISLEGCIAQIFFIFQVSCAEVFILAAMAYDRYAAICDPLHYTTIMKKEICRYLVSGAWAMGFLCSLVNALPLLNLHFCKNNIMDNYSCELPSVLALSCTQTLTNYIVLLITALVFGFSPFLLTLISYVHIISTILKIRSAEGRRKAFSTCSSHLIVVGLFYIAAFIRYVKPNSKSLIYLDKVVSIQYSIITPMLNPIIYSLKNKDIKNALAKKFGKFLK, translated from the coding sequence ATGGAAAATCAAACTGTAATAACAGAATTTATACTCTTGGGACTGTCTAGAGATCCACACCTACAAGtgatcttcttcttcttgttcctggtgatttttttgGTAACACTGTTAGGAAACTCTGCAATCATGCTGGTGACCAGGACTGTGACTAGCCTTCAGAACCCCATGTTCTTCTTTCTCAGTCATTTAGCTTTTGTTGACATCTGCTATTCATCTGTTACTGTTCCCAGGATGTTGGAAAACATCATaggaaaacagaaaacaatttcCTTGGAAGGATGCATTGCACAAATATTCTTCATTTTCCAGGTTTCTTGTGCGGAAGTGTTCATTCTTGCAGCAATGGCTTATGATCGATACGCTGCTATCTGTGACCCATTGCATTATACCACAATCATGAAAAAAGAAATTTGCAGATATCTAGTGAGTGGTGCCTGGGCTATGGGTTTCTTGTGTTCACTGGTGAATGCCCTGCCACTGTtaaatttgcatttttgcaaGAACAATATTATGGACAACTACAGCTGTGAGCTTCCTTCAGTCTTGGCCTTGTCTTGCACTCAGACCCTCACCAATTACATTGTTCTTCTTATAACTGCTTTGGTCTTTGGTTTCAGTCCCTTCCTCCTCACCCTCATCTCTTACGTTCATATCATTTCCACCATCCTGAAGATTCGCTCTGCAGAAGGTAGGCGTAAAGCCTTTTCCACTTGCAGCTCCCACCTCATTGTGGTGGGATTATTCTACATTGCAGCTTTTATCCGGTATGTGAAGCCGAATTCAAAATCGCTGATCTATCTGGACAAAGTGGTGTCTATTCAGTATAGTATAATAACTCCCATGTTAAACCCTATCATATACAGCTTGAAAAACAAGGATATCAAAAATGCTCTGGCAAAAAAGTTTGGAAAGTTTCTTAAATAA